In the genome of uncultured Sphaerochaeta sp., the window ACAGCGAGGGTGGCATCAGTCACTTTGTGAGCTATCTGAATGAGTACAAGCGAGTCCTGGTCGACCCTCCCATCTCCATCGAGGGCGAGAAGGATTCCATCAAGGTTGAGATTGCCTTGCAGTACAACGACAAGTACGACGAAAAGGTGCTCAGCTACGTCAACAACATCAACACCCGCGAAGGTGGTACTCACCTCACCGGTTTCAGGACCGGTTTGAGCAGGGTCATCAACACCCAGTTGCAGAAAAATACCAAGCTTCTGAAAAAGTATGATGAGAAGCTTGAGCAGAGTGATATCTCCGAAGGGCTTACCGCTGTAGTTTCAGTCAAGGTCCCTGAGCCGCAGTTCGAAGGCCAGACGAAGATGAAGCTGGGCAACAGTGCCGTCACCGGTGTTGTGTTCTCCCTTGTCTATGAAAAGCTGGGCAACTACTTCGATGAGTTCCCCGCCCATGCGGAGGTGCTTCTCGAGAAGATCATCAACGCTGCCCTTGGTCGTATTGCCGCCCGCAAGGCGCGGGAGCAAATCCGCAAGAAGAGCGAAGGCGGCGGACTTCCGGGCAAGCTGGCTGACTGTTCGGAGAAGGACCCTGCCAAGTGTGAGGTCTTCATCGTTGAGGGTGACTCTGCAGGTGGTTCGGCCAAGCAAGGCCGAGACCGTCGTTTCCAGGCAATCCTTCCCTTGTGGGGAAAGATGCTCAACGTCGAAAAGGCTCAGGAGTACAAGGTTCTGGGCAATGACAAGCTGCAGCCGGTCATCTCCACCATCGGGGCTGGTCTTACCCGATACAACAATATGGGCAAGGACGACGACTTTGACAGTGATGTAACCTTCGATGTCAGCAAAGTCCGCTATCACAAGGTCATCATCATGGCCGATGCTGATGTGGATGGATCGCATATCCGCACCCTGTTGCTTACCTTCTTCTTCCGGTACATGCGTCCCTTGATTGAGGCCGGGTATGTCTACTTCGCCATGCCCCCGCTCTACAAGATTACGATCGGCAAGAAGGTTGAATATGCCTATGATGAGGAAGCAAGGGTAAAGATCCTGCAGGAAAATAATGTCAGCGACCCGTCGAAGGTTGCCATCCAACGGTACAAAGGTCTTGGTGAGATGAATCCCGACCAGCTTTGGGAGACCACCATGAATCCTGAGACCCGCCTGATCAGCCAGATCCATCTCCAGGATGCTGAGGAGGCCGACCGTGTCTTCAGCATGCTCATGGGAGAGGAAGTCGAGCCTCGTAGGGCCTTCATTGACGCAAATGCCGTCTATGTATCGAATCTGGATGTCTAGGAAAGGATAGAATCGTGGAAGAAAACAACGAAAACAGGACGATATCCGTGGACGTCTCCAAGGAGATGCGCACCTCGTATCTCAACTATGCCATGTCCGTCATTGTCAGCCGTGCGCTGCCCGATGTACGTGACGGCCTGAAGCCGGTCCACAGAAGAATCCTCTTTGATATGTTCGAGATGGGACTCAGGGCAAACACTTCCTATAAGAAGTGTGCCCGTATCGTAGGTGACGTGCTTGGTAAGTACCATCCCCACGGGGATGCATCCGTCTATGACGCCCTGGTCCGTTTGGCCCAGGATTTCTCGCTGCGCTATCCTGTGGTGAATCCGCAGGGGAACTTCGGTTCCATTGATGGCGACCCGGCTGCAGCCATGCGATACACCGAAGCAAAGATGAGTCGCATTGGTGAGGAAATGCTGCAGGATATCCAGAAGGA includes:
- the gyrB gene encoding DNA topoisomerase (ATP-hydrolyzing) subunit B, with amino-acid sequence MSEGSFVKGTFQPSLHQDGVRMEGTSHSYSAGSIQVLKGLEAVRKRPGMYIGSTGIEGLHHLVYEVVDNSIDEAMAGYCSDIQVFLDLDDEGREVCTVEDNGRGIPVDQHPTEKKSSLEIALTQLHAGGKFDKNSYKVSGGLHGVGVSCVNALSIWMEVTVYRDGGVYRQQYSCGIPQTEVIRIGETDRSGTVVSFKPDYSIMEQNAFNYEVLVNRFRELSFLNKGISITITDRRGDETHSQAFNSEGGISHFVSYLNEYKRVLVDPPISIEGEKDSIKVEIALQYNDKYDEKVLSYVNNINTREGGTHLTGFRTGLSRVINTQLQKNTKLLKKYDEKLEQSDISEGLTAVVSVKVPEPQFEGQTKMKLGNSAVTGVVFSLVYEKLGNYFDEFPAHAEVLLEKIINAALGRIAARKAREQIRKKSEGGGLPGKLADCSEKDPAKCEVFIVEGDSAGGSAKQGRDRRFQAILPLWGKMLNVEKAQEYKVLGNDKLQPVISTIGAGLTRYNNMGKDDDFDSDVTFDVSKVRYHKVIIMADADVDGSHIRTLLLTFFFRYMRPLIEAGYVYFAMPPLYKITIGKKVEYAYDEEARVKILQENNVSDPSKVAIQRYKGLGEMNPDQLWETTMNPETRLISQIHLQDAEEADRVFSMLMGEEVEPRRAFIDANAVYVSNLDV